The following coding sequences lie in one Arachis ipaensis cultivar K30076 chromosome B03, Araip1.1, whole genome shotgun sequence genomic window:
- the LOC107630244 gene encoding uncharacterized protein LOC107630244 isoform X1, whose product MDVEDTQSEVSISSGIFNSAYSQQNEVVSPEDLAWIDSCLTEDLNVPESSWIHVENALLEIISSQPQSFNTGIEDTEILPSAVEINQKSSTYHVKHSLEPSSTSDVNPLALAAESSANENLDSEERVTLQSLSLYGNPFRPTYNEDSKENETFDFRINLDSSAYDVEDMSENIFKIWDLDVQSEEGELVKQLEKALSESPLQVVPSSSENSGKWKDFSLDDLIGGMTDLSIDNQVEKKPKTAPENYVKRQRGP is encoded by the coding sequence ATGGATGTTGAAGATACGCAGAGTGAGGTATCAATTTCTTCTGGTATTTTCAATTCTGCATATTCACAACAGAATGAAGTTGTTTCTCCAGAAGATCTTGCTTGGATTGATTCCTGCCTAACTGAAGATCTTAATGTTCCCGAAAGTAGTTGGATCCATGTGGAAAATGCTTTATTAGAAATTATCAGTTCCCAACCTCAATCTTTTAACACTGGTATAGAAGACACTGAAATTCTCCCCTCTGCTGTTGAAATTAATCAGAAATCTTCAACTTACCATGTGAAGCATTCATTGGAGCCTTCTTCAACTTCTGATGTTAACCCACTTGCTCTAGCTGCAGAAAGTAGTGCCAATGAGAATCTAGATAGTGAAGAGAGAGTGACTTTGCAATCTTTAAGTCTTTACGGAAATCCCTTTCGGCCAACTTATAATGAAGACTCAAAGGAGAATGAAACCTTTGATTTCAGAATTAATCTGGATTCTTCTGCTTATGATGTGGAGGACATGTCTGAGAATATTTTCAAGATATGGGATTTGGACGTCCAATCCGAAGAAGGTGAACTTGTTAAACAGTTGGAAAAAGCCCTTTCAGAGAGTCCCTTGCAAGTGGTTCCATCATCTTCCGAAAATTCAGGGAAGTGGAAGGATTTCTCACTTGATGATCTTATTGGTGGTATGACTGATTTGTCTATAGATAATCAAGTAGAAAAAAAACCCAAAACAGCCCCTGAGAATTACGTTAAAAGACAACGAGGcccttaa
- the LOC107630244 gene encoding uncharacterized protein LOC107630244 isoform X2: MDVEDTQSEVSISSGIFNSAYSQQNEVVSPEDLAWIDSCLTEDLNVPESSWIHVENALLEIISSQPQSFNTGIEDTEILPSAVEINQKSSTYHVKHSLEPSSTSDVNPLALAAESSANENLDSEERVTLQSLSLYGNPFRPTYNEDSKENETFDFRINLDSSAYDVEDMSENIFKIWDLDVQSEEGELVKQLEKALSESPLQVVPSSSENSGKWKDFSLDDLIGGMTDLSIDN, translated from the exons ATGGATGTTGAAGATACGCAGAGTGAGGTATCAATTTCTTCTGGTATTTTCAATTCTGCATATTCACAACAGAATGAAGTTGTTTCTCCAGAAGATCTTGCTTGGATTGATTCCTGCCTAACTGAAGATCTTAATGTTCCCGAAAGTAGTTGGATCCATGTGGAAAATGCTTTATTAGAAATTATCAGTTCCCAACCTCAATCTTTTAACACTGGTATAGAAGACACTGAAATTCTCCCCTCTGCTGTTGAAATTAATCAGAAATCTTCAACTTACCATGTGAAGCATTCATTGGAGCCTTCTTCAACTTCTGATGTTAACCCACTTGCTCTAGCTGCAGAAAGTAGTGCCAATGAGAATCTAGATAGTGAAGAGAGAGTGACTTTGCAATCTTTAAGTCTTTACGGAAATCCCTTTCGGCCAACTTATAATGAAGACTCAAAGGAGAATGAAACCTTTGATTTCAGAATTAATCTGGATTCTTCTGCTTATGATGTGGAGGACATGTCTGAGAATATTTTCAAGATATGGGATTTGGACGTCCAATCCGAAGAAGGTGAACTTGTTAAACAGTTGGAAAAAGCCCTTTCAGAGAGTCCCTTGCAAGTGGTTCCATCATCTTCCGAAAATTCAGGGAAGTGGAAGGATTTCTCACTTGATGATCTTATTGGTGGTATGACTGATTTGTCTATAGA TAATTAA